Proteins encoded together in one Oncorhynchus masou masou isolate Uvic2021 chromosome 3, UVic_Omas_1.1, whole genome shotgun sequence window:
- the LOC135510699 gene encoding G-protein coupled receptor 55-like, producing the protein MCNNNNTCEVEILQAVGYLPVFLVGLLLNMAVLRVFLAKRAMWTETHVYMLNLAIANCSLVFFLPFRIYNAFHRLDRTNFCTFLISTHYINMYASILTVTAISIHRYLAVKYPFHTRTWRSKKVAAVVCGTIWVTVVTICVVFRNDNHPRKLITCYEVSQESTLSVEFLVVLEVLGYLLPVLILVFCSTQTIRVLMKEKDEDEDTMVEKRNIIGIVTANLIVFVVCYTPIHLGFLLRFLFKRNKWESLKLVRDFWLVCEWIATTNCFLDSISYYFLLKQFYFENSRSAVNTHDRQ; encoded by the coding sequence ATGTGTAACAACAACAATACCTGTGAAGTGGAGATCCTCCAAGCCGTGGGCTACCTTCCTGTGTTCCTGGTGGGCTTGCTACTCAACATGGCGGTTCTACGCGTCTTCCTCGCCAAACGAGCCATGTGGACTGAGACACACGTCTACATGCTGAACCTCGCAATAGCCAACTGCTCCCTCGTGTTCTTCCTCCCCTTCCGCATCTACAATGCCTTCCACCGTCTAGACAGAACAAACTTCTGCACCTTCCTCATCTCCACACATTACATCAACATGTACGCCAGCATCCTCACGGTCACCGCCATCAGCATCCACCGCTACCTGGCGGTCAAGTACCCGTTCCACACCAGAACATGGCGGTCAAAGAAGGTGGCTGCGGTGGTGTGTGGGACCATATGGGTCACCGTAGTAACGATATGTGTCGTGTTCAGAAACGACAACCATCCTCGCAAACTGATTACATGTTATGAAGTATCTCAAGAAAGCACGTTGTCAGTTGAGTTCCTTGTGGTTCTAGAGGTGCTGGGGTATCTTCTGCCAGTTTTGATTTTAGTGTTCTGTTCCACACAGACCATAAGGGTTCTAATGAAGGAgaaggatgaggatgaggacACCATGGTGGAGAAGAGGAACATTATTGGCATAGTAACAGCCAACCTGATCGTCTTTGTGGTCTGCTACACACCCATCCATCTTGGGTTTCTGCTGAGATTCCTTTTCAAAAGAAATAAATGGGAATCTTTAAAATTAGTGCGTGATTTTTGGCTAGTTTGTGAATGGATTGCTACCACAAACTGCTTCCTGGATTCCATTAGTTATTACTTTCTGTTGAAACAGTTTTATTTTGAAAACAGCAGATCAGCAGTGAACACACACGACCGACAATGA